One Setaria italica strain Yugu1 chromosome II, Setaria_italica_v2.0, whole genome shotgun sequence DNA segment encodes these proteins:
- the LOC101761171 gene encoding protein TIFY 10b yields MAASARPGEKATSFAMACSLLSRFVRQNGPAAAELGLGMKGEAEPQRAPATMSLLPTAEAEEAERKKETMELFPQSAGFGVQDAAREPEKKDKSQQLTIFYGGKVLVFNDFPADKAKDLMQLASKGSPVVQNVGLPQPSAPATVTDNAKVHKVMPAPVSSLPVAQAADAQKPARTNASDMPIARKASLHRFLEKRKDRLNAKTPYQTSPADAAPVKKEPESQPWLGLGPNAAKSNLS; encoded by the exons atggcggcgtccGCGAGGCCCGGGGAGAAGGCGACAAGCTTCGCCATGGCGTGCAGCCTCCTCAGCCGCTTCGTCCGCCAGAAcggccccgcggccgccgagctCGGCCTCGGGATGAAAG GTGAGGCCGAGCCGCAGagggcgccggcgacgatgaGCTTGCTGCCTACAGCGGAGGCCGAGGAggcggagaggaagaaggagaccATGGAGCTGTTCCCGCAGAGCGCCGGGTTCGGCGTGCAGGATGCTGCTAG GGAACCAGAAAAGAAAGACAAATCTCAGCAACTCACCATTTTCTACGGAGGGAAGGTGCTGGTGTTCAACGACTTCCCCGCCGACAAGGCAAAGGACCTGATGCAGCTGGCCAGCAAGGGCAGCCCAGTGGTTCAAAACGTTGGTTTGCCTCAGCCCTCTGCACCTGCAACTGTCACCGACAACGCGAAGGTCCACAAGGTCATGCCTGCTCCTGTGAGCAGCTTGCCTGTTGCTCAGGCTGCTGATGCCCAGAAGCCTGCTCGAACAAATGCTTCTG ACATGCCTATTGCTAGGAAGGCGTCACTTCACCGCTTCCTTGAGAAGAGAAAGGATCG CCTCAACGCAAAGACACCATACCAAACTTCTCCTGCCGATGCAGCACCAGTCAAGAAGGAGCCTGAGAGCCAGCCATGGCTTGGACTAGGGCCGAATGCCGCGAAGTCCAACCTGAGCTAG
- the LOC101761561 gene encoding DNA-directed RNA polymerases II, IV and V subunit 9A: MSALKFCRECNNMLYPREDKETRTLLYACQSCEHQEVASDTCVYKRVLRKPSGEPKDVLKDVAADPSLPRTRSVRCYNCNHPEAAFFQAPTKGEKAMTLYFICCNPSCGHRWRD, encoded by the exons ATGAGCGCTCTCAAGTTCTGCCGCGAATG CAACAACATGCTGTACCCGCGGGAGGACAAGGAGACCCGCACCCTCCTCTACGCTTGCCAGTCCTGCGAGCATCAG GAGGTTGCTTCAGATACTTGTGTGTACAAAAGGGTTCTTCGTAAGCCTTCTGGTGAACCCAAAGATGTCCTGAAGGATGTAGCAGCTGATCCTAGCCTGCCTCGCACCAGAAGTGTTAGATGCTACAACTGCAACCATCCAGAAGCTGCTTTTTTCCAG GCCCCAACTAAGGGAGAGAAAGCCATGACGCTGTACTTCATCTGCTGCAACCCGAGCTGTGGCCACAGGTGGAGGGACTGA
- the LOC101761968 gene encoding protein FAR1-RELATED SEQUENCE 5, which produces MMHMLVAPDGGGGELHPYGAPPAPVEQELELLRDTADDGLEGHVRCLRCGISGNATPHMRRGPDGPRTLCNACGIAYRKGKMRRMIEAEPPIDEAALAKLVPEVGMEFESEEKAYEFYNKYAGHIGFSVRKSTSHKSSENITKVRTFVCSREGYNRDKKSLEAKKPRLDTRIGCPARLIIKVTPECKYRVTDFKAEHNHQLAPPSTMHMLRSQRILTELQSGEAELSDDSVVTPTTKATGDLVVRQVSFLRNISLLPADYKNYLRSKRMKAMQPGDGGAILKYLQTMQMDNPSFFYTTQIDEDDRLTNFFWADPKSRDDFNYFGDVLCLDTTYKINGYGRPLALFLGVNHHKQTIIFGAAMLYDESFESYKWLFESFKIAMHGKQPTVALIDQSIPLSSAMAAAWPNTTQRICAWHIYQNSLKHLNHVFQGSKTFAKDFSKCVFGYEDGDEFLFAWRSMLEKYDLRHNEWLSKVFDEKEQWALAYDRHIFCADIISALQVESFSSILKKFLSPQLELLSFFKHYERAVDEHRYAELQADFQASQSYPRIPPAKMLKQAAHTYTPVVFEIFRKEFELFMDSVLFSCGEAGTTSEYKVASSEKPKEHFVRFDSSDCSCVCTCRKFEFMGIPCCHMLKVLDYRNIKELPQKYLLKRWRRTAKSTNEDNEGNATNANGSSLNVPAPAANHHGLQSFSAMIQDASVSSMH; this is translated from the exons ATGATGCACATGCTGGTGGCCCCGGATGGGGGCGGAGGGGAGCTTCATCCGtacggcgcgccgccggcgccggtggagcAGGAGCTGGAGCTCCTCCGCGACACCGCCGACGACGGCCTCGAGGGCCACGTGCG GTGCCTGCGGTGCGGGATATCTGGCAATGCGACGCCCCATATGCGGCGTGGCCCTGATGGCCCAAGAACTCTTTGTAATGCGTGTGGCATTGCTTACAGGAAG GGTAAAATGAGAAGAATGATAGAAGCTGAACCGCCCATAGATGAGGCTGCACTCGCAAAGCTAGTTCCAGAAGTAGGCATGGAATTTGAGAGTGAGGAAAAGgcatacgaattctacaacaaATATGCTGGCCATATTGGCTTTAGTGTTAGAAAAAGTACATCACATAAATCTTCTGAAAATATTACCAAAGTAAGGACTTTTGTGTGCTCAAGAGAAGGCTACAACAGGGATAAAAAATCACTGGAAGCAAAGAAGCCAAGATTGGATACACGAATTGGTTGCCCAGCGAGATTGATTATTAAAGTCACACCGGAGTGCAAGTATAGAGTGACCGATTTCAAAGCAGAACACAATCATCAGCTGGCCCCTCCTTCTACAATGCATATGTTAAGGTCGCAGAGGATATTGACAGAACTTCAGTCTGGAGAAGCAGAACTATCAGATGATTCTGTAGTGACACCAACAACAAAAGCAACTGGTGATCTTGTTGTGAGACAAGTCAGTTTCCTTCGGAACATCTCTCTCCTTCCAGCTGATTACAAGAATTATCTCCGTTCGAAGCGTATGAAGGCTATGCAACCTGGTGATGGTGGAGCAATATTGAAATATCTGCAGACAATGCAAATGGATAACCCCTCGTTCTTTTACACTACGCAGATTGATGAGGATGACAGGCTGACTAACTTTTTTTGGGCAGACCCAAAATCAAGAGATGACTTCAACTACTTCGGTGATGTACTCTGCTTAGACACAACATACAAAATAAATGGATATGGTAGGCCACTTGCATTGTTCCTTGGTGTGAATCATCataaacaaacaattatttttggtGCAGCTATGCTTTATGATGAATCATTTGAATCATACAAGTGGCTTTTTGAGAGTTTTAAGATTGCTATGCATGGAAAACAGCCTACTGTAGCTTTAATAGATCAATCTATTCCATTGAGTAGTGCAATGGCAGCAGCCTGGCCAAATACCACACAACGAATTTGTGCTTGGCATATATATCAGAATTCTCTTAAGCATCTCAATCATGTCTTCCAAGGTTCAAAGACATTTGCAAAGGACTTTAGCAAATGTGTCTTTGGCTATGAGGATGGAGATGAATTCTTGTTTGCATGGAGAAGTATGCTAGAAAAGTATGATCTTAGACATAACGAATGGCTGTCTAAAGTGTTTGATGAGAAGGAACAATGGGCCTTGGCATATGATAGGCATATATTTTGTGCGGACATCATAAGTGCACTTCAAGTCGAGAGTTTCAGTAGTATTTTGAAGAAGTTCTTGAGTCCTCAACTGGAACTACTGTCCTTCTTCAAGCACTATGAAAGAGCAGTGGATGAACATCGCTATGCTGAGCTGCAAGCTGACTTCCAAGCTAGTCAGAGCTATCCAAGAATACCCCCAGCCAAGATGCTAAAGCAAGCTGCTCATACATATACACCAGTGGTGTTTGAGATCTTTCGTAAAGAGTTTGAGCTATTCATGGACTCTGTGTTATTCAGTTGTGGGGAGGCTGGGACAACATCTGAGTACAAGGTTGCTTCATCTGAGAAACCCAAGGAACACTTTGTTCGATTTGATTCAAGTGATTGCTCCTGTGTGTGCACTTGTAGGAAGTTTGAGTTTATGGGCATCCCATGTTGTCACATGCTGAAGGTGCTGGACTACAGAAATATCAAAGAGCTACCTCAAAAATATCTGCTGAAGCGATGGAGGAGGACTGCCAAATCTACAAATGAAGACAACGAAGGCAATGCAACAAATGCTAATGGATCATCATTGAATGTTCCTGCTCCGGCTGCAAATCACCATGGGCTTCAAAGCTTCAGTGCAATGATTCAA GATGCATCTGTTTCTAGTATGCATTAG
- the LOC101762383 gene encoding uncharacterized protein LOC101762383, with product MEADAPLDFALFQLSPRRQRCELVVSGNGRTEKIASGSVKPFVAHLRAAEEQASAQPPPPAIRLQLERRAPWFSKGTLERFVRFVSTPEVLELANTYDLEMSQLEGARKIYAQGGTGDATSGAAAENVTTSAAAAAAADNTKKELLRAIDVRLSALKQDLAAACSRASSAGFNPNSVSELLLFANHFGANRLSEACTKFMSLCQRHPDISPQNAPPAVSSHWKGFDDGNVRGSSSSDMSIDEPQVDLGESNNKSTVGGSDSQIHRLSNSQGSVHVSSEPVAEQQTKSTIQQAADKQETETDASPATAIGVSRRLSVKDRISMFESQKKEQTPSSGNSTSAGTGRVVPGKGEHRRVPSGASMEKLVRRWSSVSDMSIDLSNNDSGNLNDRKENGTPVATPTSADLEANSKAGVDEGSNELKDSVTSQSCPCQKDNVSMDSTTKNLCPAPNLSNTPAPHNESTYSAEDDMVINSSIESESSFGKEPGFIQGHTRMSNKADSNVSTRSRLKTSAKPVEETLMKDKDILTSPSSEEHFRMIDKEIEGVAHEVPASSEQIPQNDIRGPRLRTKDIRTEAEVIGRKDQPSRTFEKISGGVKSKASSNSRANVRGSSGRDEVTSTETEVHDVRVQRNRPARKAEDVGRKVTAGSDSDCSGRQGTNLSRQSSITDQELNMQARIRPGKGNQDRHGELQMKANELEKLYAAHKLTSSRRVKPTDVQVDSTPMVSEVKPIAALPDTIYTKQVVKESITTNDCDANELLKMVNNPGYNISTPQKLGILSLEESRGKFYEQYMQKRDAKLKEDWKLQREEKEAMLKAMHESLERSKAEMIAKFSRSADVPDSTYVSHYSQKIPPLQSARKNKDQGVDSFLVEEELNSDYLSGDGSSRSADSRKHFSNKVASTQNQKTSVAPIHKRSSRTVSSSYANRRNPPENPLAQSVPNFSDLRKENTRPSPGLRRATTRVQQKSFARSKSIIEESKSILKEDQSRRSQSMRKSQIPDELKDSPSVNEDVYNWAPSRISNNESEGAFAYSTRRTGPPKAFLRKGNGTHPVVGIAGFQAAAAMMANALQHNESSGDFEDQQEDSPDDAKEEEEYESIEENLRESDFPADSDSENPRVSHEFGNSDDPGSENGDVHFPSEVTGLGGTKFTAFTGNVHNPTGDLPAPWSSRLPQLFPYANDNSDGDAFADSPSGSPSPWNSHSLDEITDADVSRMRKKWGSAQMPFAGVNASQQPRKDVSKGLKKLWKFGRKNRGGDGLVNDWVSASTASECDDDMEDGRDLVVGSSDDFRKSRMGYLASYDGFVENEVFAEQEQSLRSSIPNPPANFRLREDQLSGSSLKAPRSFFSLSTFRSKGGDARLR from the exons ATGGAGGCCGACGCGCCGCTCGACTTCGCACTCTTCCAGCTTTCCCCTCGGCGTCAGCG GTGCGAGCTGGTGGTGTCCGGCAATGGGCGGACGGAGAAGATCGCGTCGGGGTCGGTGAAGCCGTTCGTGGCGCACCTGCGGGCTGCGGAGGAGCAGGCGTCggcgcagccaccgccgccggccatccggCTGCAGCTGGAGCGGCGCGCCCCATGGTTCAGCAAGGGCACCCTCGAGAG GTTCGTGCGCTTCGTGAGCACGCCAGAGGTGCTGGAGTTGGCGAATACCTATGATTTGGAGATGTCGCAGCTTGAAGGGGCCAGGAAGATTTATGCGCAGGGA GGTACTGGAGATGCTACCTCGGGTGCAGCTG CCGAAAATGTTACAacctcagcagcagcagcagcagcagcagataaTACAAA GAAAGAACTACTTAGAGCGATTGATGTGCGTCTAAGTGCCCTTAAACAAGATTTGGCCGCAGCTTGTTCCCGAGCATCATCTGCTGGGTTCAACCCTAACAGTGTATCTgagcttcttctttttgcaaaCCATTTTGGTGCCAACCGGCTAAG CGAAGCATGCACCAAATTCATGTCACTTTGTCAGCGGCATCCCGACATCAGTCCTCAGAATGCACCGCCAGCAGTTTCATCACACTGGAAGGGCTTTGATGATGGGAATGTCCGTGGTTCTTCCAGTTCAGACATGTCTATAGATGAGCCACAAGTTGATCTTGGCGAATCCAACAACAAATCTACAGTTGGCGGAAGTGACTCTCAGATCCACAGACTAAGCAACAGCCAAGGTTCAGTACATGTTTCATCTGAACCAGTTGCAGAACAGCAAACCAAGTCAACCATCCAACAGGCAGCAGATAAACAAGAAACAGAAACAGACGCGTCTCCTGCAACTGCTATAGGTGTTTCAAGGCGGCTGAGTGTGAAGGACAGGATAAGCATGTTTGAGAGCCAGAAAAAGGAGCAGACTCCAAGTTCTGGTAACAGCACCTCAGCAGGTACTGGTAGGGTGGTTCCAGGGAAAGGTGAGCACCGCAGGGTTCCTTCTGGTGCCTCCATGGAGAAATTGGTTAGAAGGTGGAGCAGTGTTAGCGACATGAGTATTGATCTAAGCAACAATGACAGTGGCAACTTAAATGACAGAAAGGAGAATGGAACTCCAGTTGCGACTCCGACATCTGCAGATTTGGAAGCCAACTCAAAAGCAGGAGTAGACGAGGGTTCTAATGAGCTGAAGGATTCGGTCACATCACAGTCTTGTCCATGTCAAAAGGATAATGTATCAATGGATTCGACCACTAAAAATTTGTGCCCAGCCCCAAATTTGAGCAATACGCCTGCTCCTCATAATGAGAGTACATATAGTGCAGAAGATGACATGGTTATAAACTCTAGCATTGAGAGTGAGTCATCCTTTGGGAAAGAACCAGGATTCATTCAAGGACACACAAGGATGTCAAATAAGGCTGATTCAAACGTTTCCACTAGAAGCCGTTTAAAAACTTCTGCAAAGCCAGTTGAGGAAACCTTGATGAAAGATAAGGATATTTTAACTAGCCCATCATCAGAGGAGCATTTCCGCATGATAGATAAGGAAATTGAAGGTGTTGCTCATGAAGTACCAGCTTCAAGTGAGCAGATTCCACAAAATGATATTAGAGGTCCTCGCCTCCGTACAAAAGATATTCGCACTGAAGCAGAAGTGATCGGAAGGAAAGATCAACCATCCCGAACATTTGAAAAGATATCTGGTGGTGTTAAATCAAAAGCCTCATCTAATTCCCGAGCTAATGTTAGAGGCTCATCTGGTAGGGATGAGGTTACCTCTACAGAAACTGAGGTCCATGATGTCAGAGTGCAACGTAATCGTCCAGCACGGAAGGCTGAGGATGTAGGGAGAAAGGTTACTGCTGGTTCTGATTCAGATTGTTCTGGTCGCCAGGGAACAAATTTGAGCAGGCAATCATCCATTACTGATCAAGAGCTTAATATGCAGGCTAGGATAAGACCAGGAAAAGGGAACCAAGATCGACATGGTGAACTACAAATGAAGGCCAATGAGTTAGAGAAACTATATGCTGCACATAAGCTAACATCCTCTCGAAGAGTCAAGCCTACAGATGTGCAGGTTGATAGCACACCTATGGTGAGTGAGGTAAAGCCTATAGCGGCTCTTCCCGATACAATTTATACGAAACAAGTTGTGAAGGAGAGTATAACAACAAATGATTGTGATGCCAACGAGCTTCTGAAGATGGTGAACAATCCAGGGTATAACATTAGCACACCACAAAAACTTGGCATCCTCAGTTTAGAAGAATCGAGAGGGAAGTTCTATGAGCAGTACATGCAGAAGAGGGATGCAAAACTGAAGGAAGACTGGAAACTGcagagagaggagaaggaagcAATGTTAAAGGCAATGCATGAGAGCCTAGAACGGAGCAAGGCTGAGATGATAGCCAAATTCTCTCGGTCTGCAGATGTCCCTGACTCAACTTATGTTTCTCATTATTCTCAGAAGATTCCTCCTTTGCAATCAGCTAGAAAAAATAAGGATCAG GGGGTAGACTCATTCTTGGTTGAAGAGGAACTGAATAGTGACTACCTATCTGGTGACGGTTCTTCCAGGAGTGCTGATTCCAGGAAGCATTTTTCAAATAAAGTTGCTTCCACCCAAAACCAAAAGACATCTGTTGCTCCTATCCATAAGCGTTCGTCAAGGACTGTCAGCTCCAGTTATGCAAACCGCAGGAATCCACCAGAAAATCCTCTTGCACAGTCTGTCCCCAACTTCTCTGActtaagaaaagaaaatacaagGCCTTCACCTGGACTCAGAAGAGCAACCACCAGGGTTCAGCAAAAATCATTTGCCCGTAGCAAGAGCATTATTGAAGAGTCAAAGAGTATCTTGAAAGAAGATCAATCAAGGAGGTCACAGTCTATGAGGAAGAGCCAAATTCCTGATGAGCTAAAGGACAGTCCATCAGTGAATGAGGATGTTTACAATTGGGCTCCCTCAAGAATTTCCAATAATGAATCAGAGGGAGCTTTTGCTTACAGTACCCGTAGAACGGGTCCACCAAAGGCTTTTCTTAGGAAAGGCAATGGGACTCACCCTGTTGTAGGTATAGCTGGATTTCAGGCTGCGGCAGCCATGATGGCGAATGCCCTCCAGCACAATGAGAGTAGTGGTGACTTTGAAGATCAGCAAGAGGATTCCCCTGATGACgccaaagaagaggaagaatatGAAAGCATTGAAGAGAACCTTAGGGAAAGTGACTTTCCTGCTGATTCTGACAGTGAGAACCCAAGAGTGAGTCATGAATTTGGAAATTCAGATGACCCAGGATCAGAAAATGGTGATGTTCACTTTCCAAGTGAAGTAACTGGCCTTGGTGGTACTAAGTTCACTGCTTTTACAGGAAATGTGCACAATCCTACTGGTGATCTTCCAGCACCCTGGAGCTCTCGCCTTCCGCAGCTATTCCCTTATGCAAATGATAATTCGGATGGTGATGCTTTTGCTGATTCTCCATCTGGAAGTCCATCACCATGGAATTCTCATTCACTTGATGAAATAACAGATGCTGATGTTTCGCGGATGCGGAAAAAGTGGGGCAGCGCACAGATGCCTTTTGCCGGTGTCAATGCATCTCAACAGCCACGCAAAGATGTTTCCAAAGGATTGAAGAAACTGTGGAAATTTGGAAGGAAGAATAGAGGCGGTGATGGCTTAGTAAATGATTGGGTATCTGCTTCCACTGCCTCAGAATGTGATGATGACATGGAAGATGGACGCGATCTAGTAGTAGGATCTTCTGATGATTTCAGAAAGTCTCGAATGGGTTATCTTGCTTCATATGATGGTTTTGTGGAGAACGAGGTTTTTGCTGAACAAG AACAATCACTACGCAGCTCCATTCCAAACCCCCCTGCAAATTTCAGACTGAGGGAGGATCAACTCAGTGGAAGTTCTCTCAAAG CGCCACGttctttcttctccctctcaacattccgaagcaagggaggtgatGCCAGACTCAGGTGA
- the LOC105913821 gene encoding hormone receptor 4 — MSSSSSPARSLHEDHHLNTMANTTIPHDHHRPQTQQEQAEQPPVAMKPLVKKQARRRTHASRPYQERLLNMAEARREIVNALKIHRANMRHQPCTYQHQADTLPPLRQSPLQQLQQQEQQRQEVQVVFQDRSQAVEEGGALLAPASYASYSDHQLRNPLAHWISSAAPAGSCYSSPILPYYDTPLEAPMRTAMGDLEQLARSLPAQPLGLNLSFQGFGGSVVDGSRDCEGLFGVPVIQSTSPAASSYSSPATEMASGTYGSPVLISTAEKYSSSVDAPAALIAPVLDDGGTQSAGETQGVEWWGEATTAWWSKALLESMEIGGEVAEGGAVGCTPEDVAAAAAGLPAAEWRWLCDDSVGEQGTVTGTDDKPPDFIEMLADGDYYACCYDDGRCRSDGCDGITLPCMDGIGDIEGSDGEWFSCS; from the exons ATGAGCTCCTCGTCATCCCCGGCAAGATCCCTGCACGAGGACCATCACCTCAACACCATGGCCAACACCACCATACCACACGATCATCACCGGCCGCAGACGCAGCAGGAGCAAGCCGAGCAACCACCGGTTGCGATGAAGCCACTGGTGAAGAAGCAGGCACGGAGGAGGACGCACGCGAGCAGGCCGTACCAGGAGAGGCTGCTCAACATGGCGGAGGCCCGCCGGGAGATCGTCAACGCCCTCAAGATCCACCGGGCCAACATGAGGCACCAACCCTGCACGTACCAGCATCAGGCCGATACGCTGCCCCCGCTTCGTCAGTCACCGTTGCAGCAGCTGCAACAGCAAGAACAGCAGCGGCAGGAAGTTCAAGTGGTGTTTCAGGATCGAAGCCAAGCGGTTGAAGAAGGAGGAGCTCTTCTGGCGCCGGCGAGCTACGCCTCCTACTCCGACCATCAGCTGCGCAACCCACTTGCGCATTGGATTTCTTCCGCCGCTCCTGCTGGTAGCTGCTACTCGTCACCCATTCTTCCTTATTACGACACGCCACTTGAAGCGCCGATGCGGACCGCCATGGGTGACTTGGAGCAGTTGGCTCGCAGCCTCCCTGCACAGCCACTAGGGCTGAACCTTAGCTTCCAAGGTTTTGGTGGCTCCGTCGTCGATGGTTCCAGGGACTGTGAAGGTCTCTTTGGCGTTCCGGTGATCCAGTCCACATCACCAGCTGCCTCCTCTTACTCGTCTCCGGCGACGGAGATGGCGAGCGGCACGTATGGATCACCAGTGCTCATCAGCACCGCGGAGAAGTACTCGTCGTCGGTCGATGCACCGGCGGCGTTGATCGCCCCGGTGCTGGATGACGGGGGCACGCAGTCGGCCGGCGAGACGCAGGGGGTGGAGTGGTGGGGCGAGGCGACGACCGCGTGGTGGAGCAAGGCCCTCCTCGAGAGCATGGAgatcggcggcgaggtcgcggaGGGTGGCGCAGTTGGCTGCACGCCGGaggacgtggcggcggcggcggccggtttgccggcggcggagtggcGGTGGCTGTGCGACGACAGCGTCGGCGAGCAAGGCACGGTCACGGGGACCGATGATAAACCGCCGGACTTCATCGAGATGCTTGCCGACGGCGACTACTACGCCTGCTGCTACGACGATGGGCGTTGCCGCAGCGACGGCTGCGATGGCATCACCTTGCCGTG CATGGATGGCATCGGCGACATTGAAGGATCGGACGGGGAGTGGTTCTCATGCTCATGA
- the LOC101763056 gene encoding LOW QUALITY PROTEIN: serpin-Z1-like (The sequence of the model RefSeq protein was modified relative to this genomic sequence to represent the inferred CDS: inserted 2 bases in 1 codon), which translates to MWPSPPTKTSTRSRTTMMTTRRLRHRLRSGAPWASGWTPPPLSSSTLLRPWPPPACAGQSRLAEINKWLESKTGGHVQGLLPGSSISASTLLILANAIYFRGYWYDHFLPDMTRDATFHVSPGHEVTVPFMEGKDLHARMQVIGHPGFKVLRMPYAAGMCQQQQSFSMYIYLPDDRDGLPRLVRELNSEPAALLHGRPVPDRRVXLRIPKFDVSLRADVSRLLEDLGLDLTMFRPAGDSFSEMVALLAGADDEDTLPPMAVPSIVQQCSAHVNERGTVAAAATALEILGFVMDDSPEPVVDFVADHPFLFFIKEDHSRVVVFADQVVDPSDHHVITY; encoded by the exons ATGTGGCCCTCGCCGCCCACGAAAACGTCGACGAGGTCcaggacgacgatgatgacgacgaggCGCCTACGCCACCGCCTGAGGTCCGGTGCGCCATGGGCGTCTGGGTGGACTCCTCCTCCCTTGTCCTCAAGCACGCTTTTgcggccatggccgcctccAG CCTGCGCAGGCCAGAGCAGACTAGCAGAGATCAACAAGTGGCTCGAGAGCAAGACCGGCGGCCACGTCCAAGGCCTCCTCCCGGGGAGCTCCATCAGCGCGTCCACGCTGCTAATCCTCGCCAACGCCATCTACTTCCGAGGCTACTGGTACGACCACTTCCTGCCGGATATGACGCGGGACGCCACGTTCCACGTCTCACCCGGTCACGAGGTCACCGTGCCCTTCATGGAGGGCAAGGACCTCCACGCCAGGATGCAGGTCATCGGCCACCCCGGCTTCAAGGTCCTGCGGATGCCCTACGCCGCCGGCATgtgccagcagcagcagagttTCTCCATGTACATCTACCTCCCCGACGACCGCGACGGCCTGCCGCGCCTGGTGCGCGAGCTCAACTCCGAACCCGCGGCTCTCCTCCACGGGAGACCCGTGCCCGACCGGCGGGT GCTGCGGATCCCGAAGTTCGACGTCTCGCTCAGAGCCGACGTCTCCCGTCTCCTTGAAGACCTTGGCCTGGACCTGACGATGTTCCGTCCCGCCGGCGACTCCTTCTCGGAGATGGTGGCGCTGCTGGCCGGAGCCGACGATGAGGATACGCTGCCACCCATGGCTGTCCCCTCCATCGTGCAGCAGTGCTCCGCGCACGTTAATGAGAGAGGCACCGTTGCTGCGGCGGCCACCGCGCTGGAGATTCTAGGCTTTGTCATGGACGACTCTCCCGAACCTGTTGTCGACTTTGTTGCTGatcatccttttcttttctttatcaaGGAGGACCATAGCCGTGTGGTTGTTTTCGCCGACCAGGTCGTGGACCCTTCAGATCACCACGTTATTACTTATTAG